The following are encoded in a window of Esox lucius isolate fEsoLuc1 chromosome 14, fEsoLuc1.pri, whole genome shotgun sequence genomic DNA:
- the nrarpa gene encoding notch-regulated ankyrin repeat-containing protein A has protein sequence MMSQGDVSTCSAPQRVFQEAVKKGNTKELHSLLQNMTNCEFNVNSFGPEGQTALHQSVIDGNLELVKLLVKFGADIRLANREGWSALHIAAFGGHQDIVLYLITKAKYSSGAR, from the coding sequence ATGATGAGTCAAGGGGATGTATCAACTTGCTCTGCGCCTCAGAGGGTATTCCAAGAGGCGGTGAAGAAAGGCAACACAAAAGAACTCCACTCGTTGCTCCAGAACATGACAAACTGCGAATTCAATGTCAACTCCTTCGGGCCCGAAGGACAGACGGCGTTGCACCAGTCAGTCATCGACGGGAATCTCGAACTTGTAAAACTGCTTGTGAAATTCGGGGCAGATATTCGATTGGCGAACAGGGAAGGCTGGAGTGCCTTACACATTGCCGCTTTTGGAGGACACCAAGACATAGTCCTATACCTCATCACTAAGGCAAAGTACTCTTCTGGTGCACGGTGA